Proteins encoded together in one Chloroflexota bacterium window:
- a CDS encoding extracellular solute-binding protein: protein MQSEYEERIPTGVTRRNLLAGIGLGGLGVTILAACGTATAMPGGEAEAKEEMAEEKQAEEAPVVEEVTIQYYSWFSERDLGNVETVMLNPFAEANPGATVELVVAPGSLVGQGIELTTMLAGGVLVDCFMCLAPPLYVRNGLVQPLDDLIKRDNYDMTQFARDGRTTFSSFEGKVYGLTTYHHGEAIALLYNRQLFTDAGVDEPSEDWDNSWTWDEFRDTMQQLTKESGGKFTQYGLDRVGINYYPNTPMLWDGAWISDDFQSITCDSPEVIEAYESYIALQLQDRSWPSRDQANENLGEPGAGFTHFTLGKTGVIKMGSWQLGGYRDTTDIDWAFTPFPRAASSLPEFKIWGYGVGTQSKATDLAWEFVKFHIPEDRWALLTSNIPARLEGAEKFLRDLYQERPGVRVDAFVNSLPLGGNGGDPALVTSAWPRMLEEAVRPLWGDMIAGTVAPADGLKNVKPILENILAEEAAK, encoded by the coding sequence ATGCAGTCTGAGTACGAAGAAAGAATTCCTACTGGTGTGACTCGTCGGAACCTGCTGGCGGGCATCGGCCTTGGCGGGCTGGGCGTGACCATCCTGGCGGCTTGCGGCACGGCGACCGCGATGCCGGGAGGCGAAGCCGAAGCCAAGGAGGAGATGGCGGAAGAGAAGCAGGCGGAAGAGGCTCCTGTGGTCGAGGAAGTTACGATCCAGTACTACTCTTGGTTCTCTGAGCGAGACCTGGGCAATGTAGAGACCGTCATGCTGAACCCGTTTGCCGAGGCCAACCCGGGCGCTACCGTAGAGCTCGTTGTGGCCCCAGGCAGCTTGGTAGGGCAGGGCATCGAGCTGACGACAATGTTGGCCGGCGGTGTCCTGGTCGATTGCTTTATGTGCCTTGCGCCGCCCTTGTATGTGCGCAATGGCCTCGTCCAGCCGCTGGATGACCTCATCAAGCGCGACAACTACGACATGACGCAGTTTGCCAGAGACGGCCGCACGACGTTCTCCTCATTCGAGGGCAAAGTTTACGGCCTGACCACCTACCATCACGGTGAGGCGATTGCGCTGCTCTACAACCGGCAACTGTTTACTGATGCCGGCGTTGACGAGCCTTCGGAGGACTGGGACAACTCGTGGACGTGGGATGAGTTCCGTGACACGATGCAGCAGCTTACCAAGGAATCCGGCGGTAAGTTCACCCAGTACGGCCTGGACCGGGTCGGCATCAACTACTATCCCAATACGCCCATGCTCTGGGACGGCGCCTGGATTTCGGATGACTTCCAGTCGATCACCTGCGATTCGCCGGAAGTGATCGAGGCCTATGAGTCCTATATTGCGCTGCAACTCCAGGACAGAAGTTGGCCCTCACGCGATCAGGCCAATGAGAATTTGGGTGAGCCCGGCGCGGGTTTCACTCACTTCACCCTCGGCAAAACCGGCGTGATCAAGATGGGTTCCTGGCAGCTTGGCGGGTACCGCGACACGACGGATATCGACTGGGCGTTCACGCCATTCCCGAGGGCCGCGTCCTCACTGCCTGAGTTCAAGATCTGGGGCTATGGGGTTGGCACCCAGTCAAAGGCAACCGATTTGGCCTGGGAGTTTGTCAAGTTCCATATTCCCGAGGACCGCTGGGCCCTGCTTACCAGTAACATCCCGGCGCGTCTGGAAGGCGCGGAGAAGTTCCTGCGTGATCTGTATCAAGAACGCCCGGGTGTGCGCGTCGATGCCTTCGTAAACTCGCTCCCGCTCGGCGGCAACGGCGGTGATCCCGCGCTCGTTACTTCAGCGTGGCCACGGATGCTCGAAGAAGCGGTCCGGCCGCTTTGGGGCGACATGATCGCCGGCACGGTGGCCCCGGCCGACGGCCTGAAGAACGTCAAGCCGATTTTGGAGAATATCTTGGCGGAAGAGGCAGCCAAGTAA
- a CDS encoding ribonuclease H-like domain-containing protein, translating into MWQTHETPLGIHLVSSVVNPPEYRHGKYALRQVLEVDAAQVARTAGARKPRSYRRGGSKSSGQSTSENESVSGATGDSNPPDLRRMVFWDTETTGLGGPGTYVFLVGLGYFEDDAFVVRQHFIRSPEEEPAMLQAVAEALPQWPTMTTFNGASFDLPLLRARLKTHKIKMDVGNVLHCDLLYGARRLWQRSLPDCRLQTLENHILDFKRQDDVPSAEVPGMYFKFLENGDLSSLDGVFHHNVLDIISLAGLMIAMHEQVVETSRKSGD; encoded by the coding sequence ATGTGGCAAACTCACGAGACTCCGCTTGGCATTCACTTAGTTAGCAGCGTGGTCAATCCGCCTGAGTACCGGCACGGCAAGTATGCATTGCGGCAGGTGCTGGAAGTGGACGCGGCGCAGGTGGCGCGTACGGCAGGGGCGCGGAAGCCGCGGTCCTATCGTCGCGGGGGATCCAAGTCATCTGGGCAGAGCACGTCGGAGAATGAGAGTGTGAGTGGCGCGACCGGGGACAGCAATCCGCCGGACCTGCGGCGGATGGTGTTTTGGGATACGGAGACGACCGGACTGGGTGGGCCGGGGACGTATGTCTTTCTGGTGGGATTGGGGTACTTTGAGGACGATGCATTCGTGGTGCGGCAGCATTTCATTCGCAGCCCGGAGGAAGAGCCCGCCATGCTGCAGGCAGTCGCGGAGGCGTTGCCCCAATGGCCGACGATGACCACCTTCAACGGGGCCAGCTTCGATCTGCCGCTGTTACGCGCGCGCTTGAAGACCCACAAAATCAAGATGGATGTAGGCAATGTCCTTCATTGCGATTTGCTCTACGGCGCGCGTCGCCTCTGGCAACGGAGTCTGCCGGATTGCCGCCTGCAGACACTCGAGAACCACATCCTTGACTTCAAACGGCAGGACGATGTGCCCTCGGCCGAAGTTCCGGGCATGTACTTCAAGTTCCTCGAGAATGGTGACCTCTCCAGCCTCGATGGGGTCTTCCACCACAATGTGCTCGACATAATCTCCCTCGCCGGTCTCATGATCGCGATGCACGAGCAGGTGGTGGAAACGTCGCGGAAAAGTGGCGATTAG
- a CDS encoding type II toxin-antitoxin system HicB family antitoxin: MKHAVVIEWEPQNSSAFDPDLPGCVATGEAQEEVTQNIHQAIASYLVGTRKDGIPSPQASTMLIEVQTQSVR; the protein is encoded by the coding sequence ATGAAGCACGCGGTCGTGATTGAATGGGAGCCGCAGAACTCTTCGGCGTTTGACCCGGATCTTCCCGGGTGCGTGGCTACCGGCGAGGCACAAGAGGAAGTTACGCAGAACATACATCAGGCGATCGCCTCCTACCTGGTAGGCACGCGAAAGGACGGCATACCGAGTCCGCAAGCGTCAACTATGTTGATCGAGGTGCAGACGCAGAGTGTCCGGTAG